The region CGGGAGAGAGCAACATTCATCCGGCCGGAAGGACGAACACTTTCCAGATACCATGACGAAAATCGGGCTCATCCTCTGCAGAATCGGGCTCCACCGCTGGGGCAGGAAGCGGGGCTACGACGAGTACTCGTCAAACGTCATCGAGTGGGAGCAGCGGTGCGAGCGGTGCGGAACGAGGAAGCGGTGGGTCGAGGTGAAGCGGGACCGCAGGCGCTGACGGCTCAAACGCCGCCTGCGGCACCGGCATCCCGAACCCGCCAACCGCCGTCCGGGACCAGCATCTCGAACCGTGCACCCCTCCCGGTCTCCCCGGTCTCCCGGACGGTAATCCCAGTCGTCGCAAGGACCTCCCGCACGAAGAAGAGGCCGAGACCGGTATTCCTCCCGAAACCACGCTGAAATATCTTTTCTTTCTCGCCGCTCGGTATCCCGGGGCCGTCGTCCTCAACCACGACGACGAGGCTGCCCTCCCGGCGGGAACATCGGAGACTGATCGTCGGGGCCGGTCCTGCATACCTGACCGAATTCTCGAAGATGTTGTAGAAGGCCTTCTCCAGCATAGGATCGGCATAAACCTCGACCCCATCTACCCAGGTAAGAATAGTGAACCCGAGGGCGAGGCTCGCGGCTGCCCTGGCCAAGCACTCGCGGAGGTCCTGATACTCCGGATCCCGGACCCCCAGCCCCTGATAGTCCTGGGTGAATGCAATCTGGCGTTGGATGAACCCGACAGCCCTCTCTTGTCGGTCAAGGTACCCGAGGAGAACCGGATCGGTTGTTTGCTCTCTTGCCAGCGCAAGATAGCCATGGAGGACGGTTAACTGGTTGAGGATGTCGTGCCGGGTGAAGCTTGAGAGCAGGTGCATCTTCCGGTTCGCGGCGATCAAAGCCGCTTCCGTCTGCTTCCGGGCGGTGACGTCCCGGACGATGGCTTGGATGCTGGGCGGGCCTTTCACGTTCAACCGGCTCGCGCTTATCTCCACATCGTACGTCTTCCCGCTTGGCGCGGCGATCTGCCACTCGAAGAACTGCGGCTGTCCGGCATACGCAGCCTCCATTCTCTCGACAGCCCCCGTCAGCGCCGAAACGCCGTCAGGCTGGATGGGACTTGAGAGTTCCCAGGGCGCCTTCCCGATAAGGAGCTCCCTGGTGCACTGGAAGGTCTCAAGGGCTTTTGAGTTGCAGTCGGCGAACCGATCGCCCTCAAAGATGAAGATCGGATCGTTCGCCCCCTCAAAGAGTGTTCGATAGCGCTCCTCCGAGTCCCGCAGCGCCATGACGGCCCGCCGGCGCTCCACCGCCTGCACGACCCAGTGTTCAAGCTCGGCGAATTGCGATCGCGGGTCGCCTCCCTTCTGGACGTAGCCGTCCGCACCGCAGTTGAGCGCCTCCACGACGACCTCCTCGCGGCCGCGCCCGGTAAAGAGGATGAACGGGAGGTCCCCGAAACGCCGCCGGATCTCTTTGAGCAGCCCGATGCCGTTCATATCGGGCATCTGGTAGTCGGCGACGACGGCGTCGTAGTTCTGCTTGCCGAGCAAGGCCAGCGCCTCCCGGCCGGAGGGCACGGTCTCGACGGTAAGCGCACCCGAACGTTCGAGGAACGCCTTAACGATTGCAAGAAAGGCCGGTTCGTCATCGACGTAGAGTACGGAATACCGATCCGTCGGTAACATCTCCAGATCAATTTATGTCGTGAGCGGCTATAAAAATGCGCTGTAAAAAAGGTGATACCCTGATTCAGGGAAGATTTGGCGCACAGGGGGTCCAGGGGAACATCTTCGCCGGAGGGTTAACGGCGTACGCTCTTCCCCACAGAGAAGGCCTTCGCGAGCACCCCGCCAAGCGCGTAGTACTCCTGCCGCATCGAGTCATAGGCGAACGGCCGAATCTTCTCGATATCGGGCTTGCCGTCCGGCCCAAGGACGCTCTCGTCCACCTTGACGTCGAGGATCTCGCCGATGAACTGGGTGTGCACCCCGACCTCGACCGTCTGGAGGAGCCGACACTCGAGGACGACCGGGAACTCCCCGACATACGGCGCGTTCACCTGCTCGGCCTTCACGGGCGAGAGCCCGGTGGCGGCGAACTTATCCGTATCCCGGCCTGAGACGATGCCGAAGTAGTCGGCCTCCTTCACATAGTCGACCGACGGTATGCTGATCGTAAACTCGCGCTCACGCATCAGGTTCTCGTAGGTCTGCCTGACCTTCTGAACCGAGACCGCAACTGCAGGGGGGCGGGACGAGCAGATCCCGCCCCATGCGGCGGCCATGGCATCCGGTCGGCCGTCCGGGCCGTAGGTCCCGATGATCAGGTCGGGGTGGGGATAGAGGAGTGTCCGTGGTCCAATCGATATCTTCGTCATGGACTACGTTTCGTCGCCGGACCCGGATAAACCTTTTCGGGCTCCGGGTTTTTCGGTCACGCAGCGCCCGACGCCCCTGTCTTCCGGTATTGCACCGAGCGATAGAGGAAGTAGCCGACGATGGCGAAGGTCGCTATCGGCGAGAGCCAAGTGGGGATGTTGAACCCGAAACTGTCGGCGAGCATGATCGTCCCGAGCACCAGGATGGAGTACATCGCCCCGTTCTTGAGGAAACAGAAACTCCTGATCCGGTCGACACCCTTGACGGTCAGTTCCCTGACCACGATGGCCCCGATACCGTTCCCTATCAGGATGAGAGGGACCGAGAGAGTGAAGGCGAACGCCCCGATGACGCCGTCGATCGAGAAGGTCGCGTCGAGGACCTCCAGATAGGCGACTTTCGAGAGGTCAGACATCCCCGGTTGTCTCAGCCGGGCCTCCTGCACCTCGGCGTTCTGCCTGAACCCGTGGACGATGAAGAAGGCGGTCGAACCGAGCACGGCCGCGAACCCCATCATGGCGTTGATCTGGAGGGCGAACCAGACAAGGGCGGCAAGCAGGATCGAGACGACCGCGTAGAACCAGACGGCCTGTCTGGAGAAGAACGCTTCGCTCCGGAGCCCGCAGTTCTTCTCCTCCACAAAGAGCCAATGGAAGAAGAGGAAGACAAGGAACGTTCCTCCGAAGATCAGGAGGATCGGGGCCGACTCCTCGATCGCGGCCACGACCGAGGGATCGCTGGAGAAGGTCGCGAGTAGCGCCCCTACGGGCCCGAGCGACGGCGTCGTCGCCCAGACGATCAGCCACGGCAGGAGACCTCGGACCACGAAGACCGCGAAGATCAGGCCCCAGAGGAGGAACCATCTGCGGGCCCTCTCCCCCATCGTCGCGAGGACGTCGGCATTGATGATGGCGTTATCGATGCTTGAGACGATCTCGAAGACCGAGAGACCCGCCACGGTCAGAATAATCAGTAGCCAGTCCATTTTTTGTAGTACACGATCTCTCCGTGATCGCATATAAGGAAATGAGTCCGGCCCGACCGGGGGTTATGTTCATATATCATATCCGGCATGATTCAGCCGTCAACGGAGGAAACGTATATGGGACTTGTGAAGTGCTGCCGTGAACAGGTCGTCGCCGTCTCGCCGGACACGCCGGCGGTGGAGGTGGCGAGGATTATGGGAGAGAAGAACGTCGGAAGCGTCGTCATCGTCAGCGGCGACAACCGGCCCGTCGGGGTGATCACCGACCGCGACCTGACGGTCAGGGTCATGGCGCAAGAGAAGAATCCCGGCGAGGTGCGGGCTGGGGATATCGTGACCAGGGACGTGATCACGTTCCGAGACAGCATGGGAGTCTACGAGGCCATCCAGAAGATGACCGCCGAAGGCATCCGAAGAATGCCGGTCATCGACGATGCCGGGAAACTGATCGGGATCGTCACCATGGACGATATTGTCCGCATGCTGGGCGAGGAGATGGCCGCTATCGCAAAGAACATCGAGAAGCAGAGCCCGCCCATGCAGAGAGAGGCCCCGCCGATACCCATGTGAGGGAGGGGCCGGCGCCCCTGTTTTTTCGGGCGGGGCTCTCCCGCCCCTACCCGGTGGCGAAGGCGATGACCTCCCCGGACTGGTTCATCGACCCCTCCATCGCCCGGATCATCTCCTCCCATGTCGCCCCGGGCGCGAGTGCAAGGTCGAGGTCGAGCGCATAAACCCTGAAGAGGTAGGCCTCGGCCTCTCCGGCCTCGGGGCAGGGGCCCCGGTAACCGATGGTGCCGAAGTCGTTCGTCCCCTGCACGGCATGGAGGGGCGACTCCACCACACCTTCGCCCGGAAACCCCTCAGGGATCAGCGGGACGGCGGGGAGGTTCCAGAGGACCCACGCTACCTTCGACGGCCCATCCTCGGGGCTCGTCGTCGCGAGAACCGCAAGCGATTTGATGTTCGGCAGGATCCCCTCCACCCGGATGGGAGGCGACCGGTTCGCTCCCTTGCAGGTGTAAACCGCAGGGAACTCCTCGAAGTCCAGTTTTAATGTCAGTCTAGGCATCGTATCGGGCTCCGTCGATAGTCCCGTTCTTGGGCCAAAGTATAAAAAAGGTTTGCGCGGTCACCGAGAGTACACGGCGACGGTTTGGCCGAACTGGAGGATGTGGCCCCGCATGGCGTCGATGAGGTCGTGCTTGCCGGCACCGGCCGGCACCTCGAGCATAGCATCGAGCCCGTAGACCTTGAAGAAGCACTGGTGCGTCTCCCCCCTCGGCGGACAGGGGCCGCGCCACCCGAGGGTTCCGTAATCGTTCGTCCCCTGCACGGCATCCACCGGGGCCGTCACGACGCCCTGCGGCGGGATGCCTTCCGGGATCACGGGTGCCGGCGCGAGGTTCCAGATGATCCAGGTAGTGAACGAACACCCCGGTTCAAAAGGGTTCAGGGCAAAGACCGCCATCGACTGCGCCTCTGGGGTGAACCCCCGGACCCTCAGTTCGGGAGAGAGGTCGGGGCCGTCGCAGGTGTTCCAGACCGGAAGCTCCGCCGAGCGGAGAGAGACGATCAATCTGCCGATTCCGGGGCCCATACAGGGGTTCTCGGTGCAGGAAGATAAAAAGGTTATGGGGGCCGGGACCTGGTCTCCGGCGGGACCGCGAGCACCTTCTCGCGGGCGTAGGTTGCCGTCGTCTCACCGTAGCCGGTGGCGGAGGTTGCGAGCGCATCCTCCAGTTCAACCCGTTCGGCGCCCGGCGGGAGGTCGAGTTCCCTCCCCACGCCAAAGACCCTGATGAAGAAGCGATGCAACACGCCCTTCGGCGGGCAGGGGCCGGCGTAGCCTATCCTCCGGAAGTCGTTCCTTCCTTGGACGGCAGAGACCGGGTGAGATGGGCGGGGTTCCCGAAGAATGCCCTCCGGGATCTCGCCCGTCGACGGTATGTTCCAGGCAAGCCAGTGCGTGAACGTGCCCCGCGGGGCGTCAGGGTCGTCCATGATGACCGCGAGGTAGGGTGCATCCGACCCGGAAACCCTGATCCGCGGGGAGATATCGTCCCCGTCGCAGGTATGCTTCGGGGGAAACCGGTCGAAACCGATCTCGACGGTCAGGTTCTGCATGCTCGATTCTCCTCCGGCACCTCCGTGGGGAGGGTCGTATATACCCGTTGCGGTGTGGGATCGGGCCTAGCACCGAGGCCGGATCTCGGCCGCTCTCCCGTATGCCGCCACCGCCTCGCCGTACGCCCGGATCGCGTCCGTCATGGCGCGCCCGAGGTCGACACGATCGGCTCCGGGTGGCAGATCGAGCGGTTCGGCGAGCCCGTAGACCCGGAAGAGGTAGCGGTGGGACTCGCCCCGCAACGGACAGGGGCCACGGTAGCCGATGGTGCCGAAGTCGTTCGTCCCCTGCACCGCGCCGACCGGCTCCGAGAGAATCCCTTCTGCCGGGAGGCCTGCCGGGATCGTCTCCGCAGCCGGAATGTTCCAGATGAGCCAGTGGGTGAGCGTGCCTCGGAAGGCGTCGGGGTCCTCCATGACGACCGCGAGGTACGGCGTCCTCGCACCCAATATCCTGAACCCAGGCGAGGTATCGGCGCCGTCACAGGTGTGTTCCGGGGGGAAGATGCCAAAACCCAGTATGACGTTGAGGGGTTCCATCCCTGTGCCCCCGCATCAGAAGAGCCCCATGTCCCGGGCTTGGATCAGCAGTTCCTCTACCTCCTGATCAGTGATGTCGTGCCACCGCTCGTACGCCTGCGCCACCGCGAAGATGCGGCTGGTCCTGATGTTCGGGCAGACGACGAGATCCGCCTTCTCGGCGATGAAGTTGACGGCGTGGAGCGACCCGGTGGGGACCGCCACGACGACCTGGCGGGGGGACTCGGCCCGGGCAGCCTCCACGGCGGCAAGCATCGTATACCCGGTTGCGAGACCGTCGTCGATCAGGATCGCGGTCCGGCCCGAGAGCCCCGGACCCTGCCGGCCGCCGGCGAACTTCTGTATCCGCTCCTCCACGTTCTTCTTGGCCTTCGCGACCGCCGCATTCACCTCCGCCTCCGAGAGGTCGAGCCCGGCCATGAGAGCACGGTTCAGGAAGACCCGTCCGTCCCAGGTCACGGCGCCGAACCCTGCCTCGGGGTTCCAGGGGATCTGCACCTTCCGCACCACCGCCATCCGGAGCGGGGCCTTGAGCGCCCGTGCCACCTCAAGCCCCGGCGGCACCCCCCCGGCAGGGATGGCGCAGACCACCGCATCCCCGATCGTCTCCAGCGGCGAGAGGATCGCCGCGAGTTGCCTCCCGGCATCGGTCCGGTCCTCAAAAACACCGAGCCTATCCCGTATTCCTCTATCCTCAATGATCCGGCCCGTATCCAGCATAGGTCCGCATCTACTGCGCAGAGATATTAACATCTTCCGGTGAGCAGTCGTCCTCCCGGAGAAGCGATACCAATAACCCTCCGGAGATCGATGATCAAGCGGTAGATGATGCAGAGAGACAGACCGGAGGAGGCGCCGATGACGGCAACCGATGCGGTGGTGCTGTATACCGACGGCGCGTCCCGAGGAAACCCAGGGGACGCCGCATGGGCGTACGTGATCGTGCGAGGCGGGGCCGTCGCCGCCAGTTCTTCCGGATACATCGGGACGGCGACCAACAACGTGGCCGAGTATCACGCCGTCATCAACGGTCTTCGCGCCGCCCAAGCGTTCACCCAAGGGAGGCTCAAGGTCAGGTCGGACTCGGAACTGGTCGTGCGCCAGCTCACCGGCCGGTACCGCATCACAAAAGAGCACCTGGCCGACCTCGCCGATGAGGTGCGGCGGCTGATGCGCAACTTCTCGGAGGTCGGGTTCGAGAGCGTGCCGAGGGAGCACCCCTGTATCCAGCTCGCCGACCGCCTCTGCAACGAGAGACTGGATACGGAGAGGCGGGGCAGACATGAGTGAGATCGAGTGCATCCCTATCGGCGTCGTCCGGTCGCCCTACCGGGAGCGGGGCGATGCACCTCGGCAAGGGCGGCTCGCGGCCGAGACCGTCGCGGAGATCCATGTCTACGACGCCTACGTCCCGGGGCTTGAAGACGTGGAGCGGAGCAGCCACCTCATCGTGCTCTACTGGCTCGACCGGGCGGAGCGAGGGCTGCTCTTCGCAAAACCTCCGGGGGAGACCCGGTCTCGGGGGGTCTTCTCCACCCGCTCGCCGGCCCGGCCGAACCCGATCGGGTTTGGGATCGTCGACCTGGTCAGGCGCGACGGCGGCGTCCTGGTGGTCAGGGGGCTCGACGCACTCGACGGGACGCCGGTGCTCGACATCAAGCCCTACTCCCCGGAGATCGACTGCATTCCCGAAGCGACGGGCGGGTGGCATATCAAGAAATAAGCCGGGTTCAGGGGAAGGGACCGCTTTTAGGTTCTTGGACCCCATCACGGCGCCTCTCAGGAACGATACTCCGGAGGCCGAACGGGGGAATTTGCCATCAACTATACCTTTTTGTGACGCTTACCGTTAATATATAGTAACTCCAGACCATCCTTATAAGAAGGATACAATACCGCGGAGGATATTTCTGATGGCTCAAACAAACGAACCGAATACATGCACCGGGAACTGCGCCGGCTGCCCGTCTACGACCAAATGCGAGGACCCAAGAAACGTGGGCGCCCCAAAGGGCCTCCCCCCGAAGGCAGATATCAGCGTGAAGCACGTCGTCCTTGTCCTCTCCGGAAAAGGAGGGGTCGGGAAGAGCACGGTATCGGCAAACCTCGCCTACTCCCTCGCCAACCGCGGCTATAACACGGGTCTTATCGACCTCGACATCCACGGCCCCGACATCCCGAAGATGCTCGGCGTCGAGGACGCCCGCCTCCAGTCGTACGACGGGAAGGTCATCGAGCCGGTCAGGGTCACCGGCAACCTTGCGATCGTCTCCATGGCGTTCCTGCTCCCCGAGCGCAACACTCCCGTGATCTGGCGCGGGCCGATGAAGATGACCGTCATCAAGCAGTTTTTAGAAGACGTCAACTGGGGCGACCTCGATTACCTGGTCGTCGACCTCCCGCCGGGCACCGGCGACGAAGCCCTCACCATCGCCCAACTCGCCCCGAACATCGCCGGAGCGGTCATCGTCACCACCCCGCAGGAAGTAGCGATCCTCGACTCGAGCAAGGCGGCCGAGTTCATCAAGAAACTCGAGCTCCCGGTCCTCGGAATCGTGGAGAACATGAGCGGGTTTGTCTGCCCCCACTGCAAGGAGGAGATCGACATCTTCGGCAAAGGCGGTGGAGAGAAAGAGGCAAAAGAACTCGGTGTGCCCTTCCTCGGGGCCATCCCGCTCGACCCCGAGATGCGGAAGGCGGCGGACGAAGGCAGGCCCTTCATCATCCGTCATGCCGGGGACAACCCGACCTGGAAGAGTTTCGATGCCATCATGGAATCCCTTGTGAAGCAGATCGAGGAGTAATATGGAGTATTCACGGATTCTTGCCGGCCAGGAGGACCCCCTCCCGGTATTTGCGAAGATCGTCGAGGCGCTCGAGAACTTCGAGGAGTTCCCCTTCCTGCTGGAGTCCGTCTACCGCGAGGCATCGGAACTCGACGACGAGGACCTCGACCGCCTGCGGTTCGGCCTCGTCCGCCTGCAGGTCTACGCCGACATCCACCGCTACGAGGACATGGAGGCGACGCAGCACATGAAGTACGTGGCCTCCGTGCTCGAACGGATACTCTTCGGCAGGCTCCTCCTCGAGGGCGAAGAGGCGGGCGGCAGGCAGCAGTGCTGCTAGCCCGGCCGGCGGGGAAAATCCGGAGAGTATCTTTTTTTCATCTGCCCGAGGCCCGCGCACCAGTACGCGAGCCGCCTCCAAAAAAAGAGATTAATATGTCGCGAGATACCGGTCGAGTTCCCAGGGGTGGACCGTCGTCCGGTAGGACTCCCACTCGGCTTCCGTAACGCTCGTGAGCGCCTCAACGACATGGGGGCCGAGCGCCCGGCAGACGAGGTCGTCGGCGAGCAGGGCCTGGTGGGCGGCGTAGAGGTCCCCGGGAAGCGTCTCGATCCCGGAGCGGTCCCGCTCTTCCGGCGTCATATGGTAGATGTTCTTATCGACGCCCGCCGGGGGTTCGATCCCCTCCCGGACTCCCTCCATCCCGGCGGTGAGCATCGCGGCGAAGGTGAGGTAGGGGTTGCAGGTCGGGTCGGGGCTGCGGAACTCGACCCGGGTGCTGTTGCCGCGCGGCGTCGGCACCCTGACGAGAGCCGAGCGGTTGCCGGCGCTCCAACTGATGTAGCAGGGGGCCTCATAGCCGGGGACGAGCCGTTTGTAGGAGTTGATCGTCGGATTTGCGACCCGGGTGACGGCCTTTGCGTGCCGGAGGAGGCCGCCGATGAAATGCATGCAGGTCTCGGAGAGCTGCAGGGGCGCGTCCGGGTCGTAGAACGCGTTCTTGCCGTCTTTTTCGAGCGAACAGTTGGTGTGCATCCCGCTCCCGCATATGCCGTAGATCGGCTTTGCCATGAAGGATGCGTGCAGGCCGCGCATCAGCGCCATCGTCTTGACCGCGAACTTGAAGGTGATGACGTTGTCCGCCGTATGGAGGGCGTCGCTGTACTTGAAATCGATCTCGTGCTGGCTCTCGGCCACCTCGTGGTGCGACGCCTCGATCTCGAACCCCATCTCGGTGAGGGCGATGATGATCTCGCGCCTGACATCCTCGGCCAGGTCGGTCGGCGCGAGGTCGAAGTAGCCGCCGACGTCCTGGAACTGCGTGGTCGGCTTGCCGTCGATCATCCGGAAGAGGAAGAACTCCAGTTCCGGGCCGGTGTTGAAGATGTACCCGTCCCGCGCCGCATCCTCCATCGCCCGCCGCAACACGTAGCGTGGGTCGCCCTCGAAGGGTTTGCCGTTCGCCTTGTAGACGTCGCACATAAAGCGCGCCACCGTGTACTCCTGCGGCCGCCAGGGCAGGAGGGTGTAGGTGGAGAGGTCGGGTCGAAGCACCATATCCGACTCCTCGATCCGGACGAACCCCTCGATCGACGACCCGTCAAACCCGATACCGCCGGTCAGTGCTTTCTCCGCCTGCTTCACCGGGATGGCGACGTTCTTGGGCATGCCGAGGAGGTCGGTGAACTGGAGACGGAGGAATCGGACGTTATCCTGTTCGATGCGTTCAAGCATCGCAGAAGTGGCATCGCGGGACATGTGGAAGTCTACTTCTATCCGATGGAATAAATACCTATTGTCACAAATATAATCGAGCAGAACTACAGAAAAAACGTTAACAGGACGTTATTCACCGAGGTTACAATGTGCGGCATATTTGGTGTAATGGATAAGAGGCGCCAGATGATGGATGGTTCCGGCATCCGGCAGGCCCTCTCCATGATGAACGAGCGCGGCAGCGGCGAGGGGGCGGGGTACGTCGCCTACGGCATATACCCCGACTACCGGGACTGCTACGCGCTTCACGTCTTCTTCGACAACGCCCGTGAGAGTAAAGCGGCTGTCGACACAACCCTGGAGCAGTGGGGGACGATCGAGCACGACGAGGCGATCCCCACCTACGACCAGCCGAACCTCCGGGCAACCTGCACCCCCTGGCGCTACTTCTTCAAGCCCGACCCCTCCCTCGCGCCAGGGAGCGCATCGCCGGAGAAAGAGATCATCACGAACCTTGTGATGCAGATCAATGCGGGCGCAAACGGCGCCGAGATCGTCTCGTCCGGGAAGAACGTCGGGGTCTTCAAGGCCGGAAGCTCCAGAGGAGCTGAAGGAGCCGGAGGAGCCGGCAGCCGGCCTGAGGCCGTGGCCGACTACTACCGGATCGAGGACTACGAGGGCTACATCTGGCTCGCGCACAACCGCTACGCGACGACGAGCCCCGAGAAGTGGGAGCGGCCCGACCCGTTCAACCTGCACGACTGGAGCGTCGTGGAGAACGGAAAGACCACCACCTACGGCGCCAACCGGCGCTACATCGAGAGTTTCGGGTACAACTGCTCGACCTCCACCGACAGCGAGGTCATCGCGTACCTAATCGACCTCTTGGTGCGGCGGCACGGCCTCGACATCAACCTCGCCGTCCGGGCGCTCGCCCCGCCGTACTGGGAGGAGATCGACCGGATGCCCGAAGCCGAGCAGAAATTATGCCGCGCCCTTCGGTTCGCCTACGGCTCCGCGACGATGAACGGGCCGTTCACCGTCGTTGCCGCGAACCCCAATATGATGGTCGGGTTCACCGACCGGGGCAAACTCCGGCCGATGGTCGTCGGCGAGTGCGGCGACCGCCTCTACATAGCAAGCGAAGAGTCGGCAATCCGCGCCATGGAACCCGGAGTCGAGTCGATCATG is a window of Methanoculleus sp. 7T DNA encoding:
- a CDS encoding class II glutamine amidotransferase domain-containing protein, translated to MCGIFGVMDKRRQMMDGSGIRQALSMMNERGSGEGAGYVAYGIYPDYRDCYALHVFFDNARESKAAVDTTLEQWGTIEHDEAIPTYDQPNLRATCTPWRYFFKPDPSLAPGSASPEKEIITNLVMQINAGANGAEIVSSGKNVGVFKAGSSRGAEGAGGAGSRPEAVADYYRIEDYEGYIWLAHNRYATTSPEKWERPDPFNLHDWSVVENGKTTTYGANRRYIESFGYNCSTSTDSEVIAYLIDLLVRRHGLDINLAVRALAPPYWEEIDRMPEAEQKLCRALRFAYGSATMNGPFTVVAANPNMMVGFTDRGKLRPMVVGECGDRLYIASEESAIRAMEPGVESIMRPAAGETVIGRVAQ